The window TTACGCAAACCTATGTCAACGCCCTTGTAGGGCAGGGCTTTAGCCCTGCTTGTTAGGTGATATAAAGCAAGCCTAAAGGCTTGCCCTACAATAGGTTGCAATAAACCTTGCGTAATTCGGGTTTAAATTTTATATTATAATTGATATTGAAAATATGGTGCCAAAAATTTCGGCGATTTGTGTTAGTAAAAGAAAGGGAACTCGAAAAAAAGAAGTTCAATCAGTTAGGTTAATTAAAGACTATGGAATCGAGGGAGATGCCCACGCAGGTTCAGAAAAGAGGCAGGTTTCAATCCTCACAGAAAAAAGCATAGAACACATGAAATCTCTTGGGTTAAAATTAAATTTCGGTGATTTTGGTGAAAACATTGTTGTGAGAGGGTTGTCTTTTGAAGATTTTAAAAAAGGAGATCTCATAAGACTCGGAAAAAATGCTTTAGGAGAGGTGACAGTTTTAGGGAAAGAATGCCACACAAGATGTGCCATATTCTATAAGACAGGAGATTGCATAATGCCAAGGGAGGGAGTTTTTTTAAAAATTACAAAGGGAGGGAAAATCAAAAAAGGAGATAGAATAAGGATGGTTCAGAGAAAATGAGAGTATTTATTTTAACGATAAGTGATAGATCCTTTAGAGGAGAAAGAGTAGACCTCAGTGGAAGGATTTTGTTTGATGAAATAAGAGAAAAAATGAAGCCTGCAGTAATTGGCTGTAAAATCGTACCCGATGAAGAAAACATTATTTACGAAGAACTCATCAAATTAAGCGATCACGAAGGCTTTGACATTGTAATAACAACAGGAGGAACTGGAATATCTCCCAGAGATGTAACTCCTGAAGCCACGAAAAGAGCGATACAGAAGGAGATTCCAGGAATTTCAGAGGCTTTGAGAGCAGAGAGTCTGAAGAAAACGCCATTTGGGATGCTTTCAAGGGGAGTCTCGGGAATAAGAGGAAAAACTTTAATTATAAACCTTCCAGGAAGCCCTCAAGCAGTTGAAGAGCTTATCGATTTACTTATAGAGCCATTACTCCATTCTGTTGATCTCATTCAGGGTAAAGAAGTTCATCATCACAAAAAGAATAAAAAAACAATTTTTTTATAATTTTTTTTATTTGGAATTAGCAGTCTTTTAAATTGAAAAAATTTTCTGCAATTTTAATTTGATTTTAATAGCTCTCTTTCAGATTAAAAGATATGAACCAGGTAATGAAGAAGGAAGAAGGGGATAAGGGTGAAGGGATTAGAACTACTAAGGATAATAAACCATGGAAGGGAAGAGAGGAAAGATCTTTAATTCCAAAGACAAGAGCAGAAGCCTTCAGATTATTGAAGCGAACACTTTTCAAGGTAGGGCTGCCTCCATTATCATTGATTCATGATATGCTCATCTGTTTCAGAAGACCAAAGAATTCTCCCAAAAGAACTCTTCTTTGGATAGAAGCTCTTATCATTTCAGAGACAAAGAAGAAAGGATATGGAATGGATAGGAGGGATTTTAACCTCTAAAGAATATCCCGTAAAGCCATCCACAGTGAGGTATGTTCTCAAAAGATATATTAAAAGAGTTTTATTCTTATTCCAAACAAAATATTGAAGCCACTAAGATCTATCTTTGCAGGACGGAAATCTGAATAATTTGTATATTTAGCATATTCAGCTTTGTTCGCTGTAACAAAAGTATATGTTTTATTACGGGCTTTTGAATAATAATTATAGAGATATAATGTATCTTCTGAAGACCAGTTTTCTTGATCATAATCGCTATACCAATACCTTAGGTCGTCGTAAGAATAGTATCTCCCAGACACCTTCCAGCTATCATAGTAATCAAGAGTCTCTCTTGCTTTTACTTCGGCAAGATTTAGATACCTTCCCTTTGCTTCAACAAAAAATGAAAGATTTTTTATAAGGGAAACCTCTATTCCCAAACCCCCTGTAAATCCAATCTTGTTTTTTGATATCTCGAATTTGTCAGATAAATTCCAGTTTCCGTACATATATTTATGCCAACCATATCTCCAATATCCATAAGAATCCACATACCAATCGTAGTCCCAATATTCATACTTTCCGTTCCATCCAAGATCATAATTTATTTTAGCCATATAAACTCCAATTCCGAGGTCAGCGAAGAAGGCTATTTGTGGAATGATGTTATAGCTAAAATTACCCTTAAATAATATCCCAGTCACACCTATATTCTCTTCCATGTCTCTTGTTCGGTTGTGAAAGGAGTTTCCTTGATCCCATCTAAGATTTAAATCTTGGCTACTTTCCTTTGTTTTTGTGAAATATTCCAAGCCCAACCCAACACCAAGGTTTAGATCACCCATTGAAAATCCCAGGAGAATTTCTCCTCCCCCACCAAGCCCATTTTGAATTGGTTTGTGTCCTCCCATTACTTCAGCACTATAACCCCTTGACTGGTAGTATGTAGCCCAATCTTTATAATACTGATCCAAAGATTGAATATCTTTCCTGATATCTCCTGAATTGAGGGAGCTATAACCACCATAGAGACGAAAGTTCAAAGATATCTGAAAGTCAGTGGCAAAAGAAGTAGCAAAGGTAAAAGAAGAAACAATAAAGAAAAGATAAAATTTTTTCACCATGTAACTCCTCCTTATAAAATAAAAATTTTGCATTTATATATATGTCACTTCATGCCTCAATTATCCTTAAGAAATTTCTGGATTTCCATAATCTGCTTATCTGTGGCCCCATTTCGTTTTAATCTTTTTAATGTGTAGTCTTTGTCAATTTTTAAAGCCTTTTTTAAATAGTGCTTAGCCATTTCTACATTCTTTAAATTAATATATGTTACAAAGAGATTGAAGATAACTTTAACATACCTCCCCTCTAACGCATGGGCTTTATTTAGATAGGGTAGAGCTTCTTCGTATCTCTTTTGTTTTATTAAAACTGCAGATATGTTATTAAGACATAAGAAATAAGTGCTATCTATTGCTAAAGCTTTTAAGTAAAAATTATATGCTTCTTCGAATTTTTCTAATTTATAGTAACAATACCCTATGTTATTATATAATCTTGATTTTTTAAAATCGCCCAATTTCTGACCATTTTTTAATATTTCCTTGCCTAGTTGAATCGCTTGTTCATATTGATTGTCATCTATTAAAACTGCTACTTTATTATATTGTTCATCTGATTTGTCTGAGGGATTAGCAGAAATAAAATTGCAACATAATAATAAAAAAATATACAGGAAAACTATCCTAAATGTTTTTATATCTTTCATTATTGTTTATCCTGGAGAATATGTATAATTTTCTCGGTAATCCTCTTATTGAGGATTTGATTATATTTCTTAGCACTCTTTTCCGCTAAAGCCCTATTCCCCTGATAGAATCGGTCAAAGAGAAATAATGCATCGAAAATAAACTCCTGAAATCTTTTCTGTAACAACTCGGTAGCAAGAAAATAAGCAATAGAAAGATTTAGTACCAATCCGTTAATTCCATTGCGCCAATCACCAGCGTAAATCTGTCCTGCCCCAGGCAAAACCGTGGAAAGAACCTTGGCAAGTTTTGGAGACTTGTATCTTAAGGTTTGGGCTTTGAGGAGTTGAGAATCAACCTCTCTATAAATCTCGCTGTTTTTCATATTGCTATTTTTAAAATAAAAACTGAATGCCTCTCTGGCTTCCTTCCATTTAGAGGAATAAATTGAGCTTATGCCCCGCAAGAATGCCGATTTCCTCCTTAATTCCGGAATTGGACTGAATATCTCTACTTTCAAGAGTAAAAATTCTGCCTCGCTATAGCTACTACTCGCAATCATAGCAATGGCTAATGCGATTTTCCTCTCATCCCTAACTCTTTCGTCTTTTTCAGCCTGAATAGCTTTTTCAAAAGCTTCTTTGCCTTCATCCCACAGTTCCTGATTGATATATGCCATTCCAATCTTATAATAAACATAGCTCAAGGTGGTACCTTCCCCATAGGGGTTGAAGAAAAGGAATCTCTTGTATTCGGTTATAGCATGATAATAATTTCCAGAGTTGAAAAATTTTTCAGCAAGTTCTAGGGCTTGGTCTCCTAATAGAGGTGTAAAAAGTATGAATGCCAGAACTGAGCTTAAAAATATTTTATTAAAAATAAACATTGACAGTTACTTCTAATCCTTTGAAATACTTGCTTTCCAGCTCCCTGTTGTATATATTCACTGCCACAACAGAACCGTAGATATTGCCAAGATAAAAAAATGCTCCCATTGTCCCATAAGCCCATCCTCGAGTAGAATTCATTCCCTCTTTTTGGAAAGCCTTATAGGATAGCCAGCCGGTCACAGCAACAGTAAACATGGATACAAGGCCATCCAGAGTGCGATGGGTATAAATCTTTCCAGTACCTGGAACAACGGCTGACATAAGACCCGCTAAGAATCTGTTTTTCCTGGGAAGGTTCTTTCCCTTTTCAACAGCTTCACCAAGGAGAAAAGATAAAGATTCCTGTCCAAATTTGTTATTCAGAGAACCGAGCAAACTCTTTGCCTCATCCCACTTTTTTTGGTGGATGAAGTTAAGGGTATTCAACTGCTTAAACTTTCTTCTTTTCTCATCAGATTTAATTAAGGGAGAATAAGCATCGGAAGCCTTGATCGACTCCTCATTCCTTCCCATTAAAAAATAGACATGAGCAATCTGATAACAAGAGTCAGAAAAATGGAGACTTTGAGGAAAAAGATCTATGATTTTTTTAAAAAAGGTTATTGACTTTGGGTATTCCTTGCTTTTCTTATAACAAATACCAATCTTAAATAAAATCGAATCCGCATCCTCAGGAAAAGAATCAAAACAGTAGAGGTATCGCTCGAATTCTCCAGCTGCACGCAGGTAATCTCCTTCCTGATAGAGATACTCGGCAAAGCGGAGGATATTTTCTGGCTTGAAATATTCTTGCTGGAGTTCTTCTGTTCTTAAGTCTTGGCAGAGAAGCAGAACTATAAGACTCAATACCCAAAAAAAGACCTTGCTTTTCCCTTTTGAAAGATTCAGGAATAGACAAAATTTAAAAATCTCGACCATTTTTCTTCGCCCTACCAAGAAAATAGTCTTCGACAGGATAGTCAATGGAAAGACCGATCTGGGGATCTATCGGATAGTACCTCCTCCCAAGCCCATTGCATCTCTGGATCCTATCTGAAGCCATGAGGAAACCATGAAAAATTCCAAATTTTTTGATAGCAGAGATTCCAAATCTCGAGCAACTCACGGTGAAATTGCAAACAGGTTGATCTTGGGAAGAGATGAAAAACTGATAAAACCTGATAACCCCCAGGAAAGCCAGTTTCAGTTCTGAAGTTTCATTCTTAAATATAGAGAGGGATTTTACTTTTCTTTCTGCTATTGCCTGTTTGGGACTTATAATAAATGAAAGCTCTTCTTTGGACTGAGAAGAAGCGGTTAAATTCAGCAAGAAAACTCCAAAAAAGACAAGGAATCCTATTCTAAATCTCATTACCATTGAACTTCCTTTATCTTTGTCCCCTCAGGAATCTTGAAGTTAATAACTTCAGAAGGCAAGGGGGAATTGAAGCTATGATTCTTATATATAACCTTCTCAGAAATAACCTCAGCTTCCTTTTTAACCGTTATTAAAACTTCAAGCGGGAAATATGTCCCACCGTAGAAAAAATGACTGGAATATTCGACTTTTGAGGCTATCCTGCTTTTTGCATCCTTTAATTCTGCATAAATCAGCCTGTTATCCCTGTATGTAAGCACATACTCTCCAAAGATTTTTGCCAGATTCTTCGGCGGCTTCCAATAAGAAACAAGTGTATTCACTTTCCTTTTGTAATGAGAAAATGTGTAGCCAAGCTTTGTCAATCCATAATCATCTTTCATTACTCCTATGAAAGCCTCAAAAAAGGGCATATGAGACGGAATTTGCATCTTAATTCGAAAAGCCTTAAGACTATCTGGATAAAAAATCAGAGTCTCATTTCCACTTAGAACCATCCATTGTCTGACAGGGGTTGTAACGAAGATGATCAATCTCTTAGAATTTGCTTGAAAATAGATTTTCCCCTCTACAACCTCTCTCTTATTGCCCTCTATGTATTCACGGGTGAAATCAGCAGAAAATGTCTTTATAATCTGGGGAAAAGCGTTTCTAATTAACAGTAAGACAGAAAACACTAAAACAATAACTCTTTGACGATTTCTATCCTTCATTAAACTAAAAAGCTCTCTTCTGCCTAATCCATATATCTGGTTATTCTATCCTTTGAATTTATCTTTCCTCTTTTTTCTTCCTTAAAATTAGTAAAATAGTCATTCATAAAGTAACTAAAGCCATTTATTTTTTGTCCCGAATCAGTAATATGTTTCTGTCTCTGATACAGCCGCTGCAATAACCAGTGCATAGAAGATAACCCATGTGGCTGTACCGGTTAGACATCCATAAAGCGTGTAATTAAGCCTAATGTTCTTGACTTTTCTCACATAGGCATCAGTGTAAGCAGCAACATATTCCTGCGATTTACCCAGAAGAGATGACTGGGGAGGCTTGGGTTCAATAAAATTTACGATCAGCAACGTAACTGCGGTTCCTATAAGACCAAGGACAAAAAAAGTCCATTTGTTGGCATCCATCTCTGCCTGCTTTTCAGCCTCCGTAATTGCCTGCCGTTGCTCTTCGGTTCTGGCCACAATCTGGTCTGCCATAACAGGTAAAGAAATGATTAGAACTGCCAGACCCAAAGAAAGCCACTTTTCCCATACCGAAAACGTTTTTCCTTTCACATTGCACCTCCTTTGCTCAAAACATTTTAAAAAAAAAAAAGGCTTGTCAAGCAATTTTCTCTTTCAGGTTAAGAGATATGAACCAAGTAGTAAAGAAATAAGAGGGGGGAGAAGGGTGAAGGGATTAGACCTCCTAAGAATAATAAACCATGGAAGGGAAGAGAGTTTTTTCTTGTTGGCTGTATTAATTCTCCATTTTATTACAATCTAACCTATTAATAGTTAAAAAATTAGCTTCTTTTTCCATTTTCTCTAATATTTCATTTCCTTTATTA of the Acidobacteriota bacterium genome contains:
- a CDS encoding MogA/MoaB family molybdenum cofactor biosynthesis protein → MRVFILTISDRSFRGERVDLSGRILFDEIREKMKPAVIGCKIVPDEENIIYEELIKLSDHEGFDIVITTGGTGISPRDVTPEATKRAIQKEIPGISEALRAESLKKTPFGMLSRGVSGIRGKTLIINLPGSPQAVEELIDLLIEPLLHSVDLIQGKEVHHHKKNKKTIFL
- a CDS encoding MOSC domain-containing protein gives rise to the protein MVPKISAICVSKRKGTRKKEVQSVRLIKDYGIEGDAHAGSEKRQVSILTEKSIEHMKSLGLKLNFGDFGENIVVRGLSFEDFKKGDLIRLGKNALGEVTVLGKECHTRCAIFYKTGDCIMPREGVFLKITKGGKIKKGDRIRMVQRK
- a CDS encoding tetratricopeptide repeat protein; amino-acid sequence: MKDIKTFRIVFLYIFLLLCCNFISANPSDKSDEQYNKVAVLIDDNQYEQAIQLGKEILKNGQKLGDFKKSRLYNNIGYCYYKLEKFEEAYNFYLKALAIDSTYFLCLNNISAVLIKQKRYEEALPYLNKAHALEGRYVKVIFNLFVTYINLKNVEMAKHYLKKALKIDKDYTLKRLKRNGATDKQIMEIQKFLKDN
- a CDS encoding tetratricopeptide repeat protein, whose amino-acid sequence is MVEIFKFCLFLNLSKGKSKVFFWVLSLIVLLLCQDLRTEELQQEYFKPENILRFAEYLYQEGDYLRAAGEFERYLYCFDSFPEDADSILFKIGICYKKSKEYPKSITFFKKIIDLFPQSLHFSDSCYQIAHVYFLMGRNEESIKASDAYSPLIKSDEKRRKFKQLNTLNFIHQKKWDEAKSLLGSLNNKFGQESLSFLLGEAVEKGKNLPRKNRFLAGLMSAVVPGTGKIYTHRTLDGLVSMFTVAVTGWLSYKAFQKEGMNSTRGWAYGTMGAFFYLGNIYGSVVAVNIYNRELESKYFKGLEVTVNVYF
- the yidD gene encoding membrane protein insertion efficiency factor YidD, with protein sequence MRFRIGFLVFFGVFLLNLTASSQSKEELSFIISPKQAIAERKVKSLSIFKNETSELKLAFLGVIRFYQFFISSQDQPVCNFTVSCSRFGISAIKKFGIFHGFLMASDRIQRCNGLGRRYYPIDPQIGLSIDYPVEDYFLGRAKKNGRDF